A region of the Arenibacter antarcticus genome:
GTTCAACAATATTTTTCTTGCTCAGATGATCCAAAGCCATTTCTACCATGCTTACTGCACCTTCAACAATCTTATGTCTTGCCGCAACAATTGCCGTTGCCTGTTGTCTTTTTAGCATTGCATTGGCAATTTCCTGAGCATAGGCCAAATATCCGATCCTAGCTTCCAATACTTCTATCCCTGCCATGGGAAGGCGTTCCTGAACTTCCTTTTCCAAGGCTTCGCTTACTTCGTTAACACTAGATCGCAGAGTGATATCTTCATCTACGCCCTCATCGGCAAAATTATCGTATGGATACATGCTGGCCAGTTTACGGACCGCGGCATCGGTCTGAACGCGTACAAAATTTGTGTAATCGTCTACGTCAAAGGCAGCTTTGTAAGTATTGGTAACCCTCCAGACTAAAATGGTGCTGATCATAATTGGATTTCCAAGCTTGTCGTTCACTTTTAATCGTTCACTGTCAAAATTACTTGCCCTTAATGAAATTTTCTTTTTCGTATAAAGTGGATTTACCCAAAAAAGGCCATTGGTTTTAATGGTGCCCATATATTTCCCAAACAATAGTAATACCCTTGATCCATTGGGATTCACCAAAACAAATCCTAGAAGTGAAATAATAATGATTAACGCTAAAGGTAAACCATAGAGTACCATGTCATTGGAAAGCAATACAAATGCCCCAATTATAAGAAAGAGTAGTGCAGCTAGTATTATATATCCGTTGGCAGCAGTAATGTTTTTTTCTTGTGTCATGGCTTA
Encoded here:
- a CDS encoding SPFH domain-containing protein yields the protein MTQEKNITAANGYIILAALLFLIIGAFVLLSNDMVLYGLPLALIIIISLLGFVLVNPNGSRVLLLFGKYMGTIKTNGLFWVNPLYTKKKISLRASNFDSERLKVNDKLGNPIMISTILVWRVTNTYKAAFDVDDYTNFVRVQTDAAVRKLASMYPYDNFADEGVDEDITLRSSVNEVSEALEKEVQERLPMAGIEVLEARIGYLAYAQEIANAMLKRQQATAIVAARHKIVEGAVSMVEMALDHLSKKNIVELDDERRAAMVSNLMVVLCSDKDVTPVVNTGTLNH